The Amaranthus tricolor cultivar Red isolate AtriRed21 chromosome 2, ASM2621246v1, whole genome shotgun sequence genome contains the following window.
GAATAGTTGTTAACTTATGATAAAGGATTTTTCTATATAGAAttgatttattaaatattataaactttttctacatttttattaattttcaaccTTAAAGATACACACTATCTATTAATTATTGGACAACACATTAATAATTGaggtaaataaatatttttattgactTATCATTcgttaattaacaaaaatatatcaTGGTTAAgaattaaatcaattaaaaaagtaATGAAACACTCTTTTGTAGATAATAGATCACTTACATGACTACATTGaacaaattatataaaaagaattaatagttaattttggaaatttttttgtaataaaattttcattgatTAATATATTGGTAATAATAATTATCTTTTAGGTATTTTGTGTtagttaattataaaaatattataaaagtttttatattatttttgtataaatatttaatttaaattatttattgagTGATCTTATgactttatatttttaaaatataataatactttCTTTAAACTAAAGATTTAATTTTACATCATAATTTTATAAGGATCTCTTCATAGAGaatcctttttaaaatttattttcagcagAATATAATAATACTACCGTTGTCGCTTTATatttttcaatacaataatatccTGATACCATTTTCCTTCTCTCTTCGActctcttatttatttttgcatTTTATTACCCGCCTTTTTTATCTGATTTACATGAGTGTCAGATGGGTATTCCACATATCACCCGTCAAGGAGTGTTTGTTAATAATGTTGCATGTCAATCATCACTAATCGATAATTCTTCCCTATATCAAACGCAAGACAATTCAGACATCATCTAACACGCAAATTCTTCTCCAACTATTTCACCGGTAAAAATTTTAATCCAAACTGTATAAATTTAACTAAATCTCCACCTAAAACAAgaatataacaaataaaacaattcTTTCAAGCACTATCTTTTACTACATTTTATCATTAGACTCATCATTTATTGATTACTTCAAACCTAATcaaaatttcaataataaaaatccaATTAATTACTTCCTATCCATCTATTAGAAATACTAGTTTTACACTTCTTTTATTACATTATAGGAAAGGAGGTGCTTTATTGCTACAAAATTAGTTAAGAAGATTTGAgcataaataataatgaaaactaaTAAAGCTTTGAATGCAAAACCTCAACCACTAAAGTATCACCTTATTTCACTCATTCAATGCACTCCTTAATCCTCACACACCATACCTTAATAAATGCAGCCAGTAACACAACACCCTCAATTCACTACATTACAAACACCAcattttttagtaattattactccaaaaaaaaaagtaaaaatgggGATGAAATTTGAAGGTATAATTTGGggtattattttgttattttcccTTTTTGTAGTATTGAGCAATGCTCAAGGGTTAGTTCCTGCTATCTTTACATTTGGTGATTCTTCAGTTGATGTGGGTAACAATGATTATATTGCCACAATTTTCAAGGCTGATTATCCTCCTTATGGTAGAGATTTTATCAATCATAAGCCTACTGGCAGGTTTTGTAATGGCAAATTAGCAACTGATATTACTGGTATGTGCTTCTTTACTAGCTGCCCTCATCATTTCTTTTCTCTCTTTGTGCTATTCTTATGTTTTGTGCATATGCCCAAACATATAGTGGAAAATTAGAGAAGTATGTACACATTGTGCTATACAACTCTATGCCTCATTTACATACTTTTCACACCAAAGTTAAAAAGTTGAGTATTGGCTGATGTAATGggatatataaattattaattaaaaaagaaaatataaaaagtaaacgTGATAGTTGtgtctaaaaatataaataaagcaaatttattaagataaactaaaataaaaaatagggtAAAATGAGTTTttagtttagttttttttttttaaattgaaataagACAAGAGAATTAATCCTTATAGACAAGGAGTAGAGGATTGAGTGTAGGGCATCGTGAATTAATCCTAAGAGTTAAAGGAAAAATCTTTAATAATTAGATGATTTGTAACTTCTTAAAATTGGGTATGATCATCTAATATAATGACTATATAGCTTGAGATCTGATTGTAAACTACCTTTATATTTTGCAATATTTGAAAACGAATTTGGATAGTTTCTTAGCTAGTTTTGGTACTATGTTGTATATTTTCTATCCTACTCATGTTGTATCATTTAGatgaaaaaattttcaaattataatttaaaggGAAAtactacatggtagcatccagttttcatgaaatgtcagtggtagcacttttgtaagatttttctacatgatagcatccagtttatgcactatctaactaccgtagcattttccattaaattcttgttagtttccgtttaattcatcattttgaaaaatttttccacatggtagcatgcagtttttgctctcaaatatttaattcaccattttaacgtttaattcaccggttaatttatcaacgctcttaaatgttgtaacgattaagtaaatatatattagtgcttgaaatgcacattttgaacttatgaaatacatcttttgagcttataaaatgtaccttttgaattatatattagtgtttgtaatgcatCTTTTGAACTTTATGACGCGAATAGtttgaatgaaaatataattgttacaacatttaaggacgttgataaattaatcggtgaataaaacgttaaaatggtgaattaaacatttgagagcaaaaaatggatgctaccatgtggaaaaatcgtacaaaataatgaattaaacagaaattaacaagaatttaacgaaaaatgctattgcaattagatagtgcataaactggatgctatcatgtggaaaaatctaacaaaagtGCTATTACTGATATTTGAtgaaaactagatgctaccatgtggaattttcataatttaaaatatagctagTTCAATAGGATATAAGAATATACTATATAACCACTTCATAATACTAAAATGTTTTATATAGATACACATAATTAATCACACATGTCAATTCATATTTTCaacttttattattaacataaaatttaatttattgaaattataaattaagacgATCTAATAAAATTCTacattattgtaattttttcatAATAGTTTGCTAACAAGTCAAAGCATATGACTTCTATACAGTGTAAAAGTAAATTCataatcatcaaaaaaaaaaagtaataattacttttggaaaatgatatataagggttatatatgaaaaaatcttgtattttatttatgtaatttaatattatttttgctttgaaaatataaaaatttaattatactttattagtttattatttattttttcttgaaatgttaaaataattatacttcctcctattcagtACACgtgtcctattttcattttgAGTCAAGTAATCTCAAAagtcaaatgtctcattttttttttttaccataatTAGACTTTTTTCCTagacatcattatcatcatcatatctagTGTATCTccctcatagaaaactatgatcagggtctggggagggaaaaatgatggcagctcatacccatagagaagagtgcggtcaaagaatcCCTcgctcgagaaaggtcttcaaagagaaaTAAAtctgcaacttacaaatagaactTTCTCTCCTACACATGTGTTAAACCTCACTATAAACTCTCTCTCCTACATATGTAGTccgatctcatttgactatctAAAATCTGGTTAAAAGCCAAATGGGACACATGTGATGAACAGGAAggattacaaaatattaattgtttttagtTTCTATATTGGAttctattgaaaaattaaaattattgataataaaaagaatttgTTAATATTTATGTACATCCCTTAGGGCTGTacataaatattaagaaattcTTTTATTATCAACAATTCTAATTATTTAAGGgaatctaatttaaaatttttaaaataaattaaatatcattACTCAATacttttttaacaaatattataACAAAATACACCCTAAAGTAAAGTCAAGATCGTTTACTCTTGGATTTGTCTACGTCTTTTAAGATAGAGTCAAAGCTAGTCAACTTTcatcaacttaattaattacctCATTAAGATATGTTGTTTTCCAAGTGTATTAAATTAAAGCATGATTATATATGGTAGAGCAACATAATCTTACTCAGGCCTTTTTTAAGATGATAAATCCATGACAACAGTAGCTTTTAAAAACTCATCACCCCTTTTTAAGATTTTAGGGGCCTTAGGGCACGCaaacataacaaaaaatatcattattataatatcgaaaattattttaaatagagagtacttgataagaaataaaaaacatattgaaatataaaaatattatttttcattgattagtatataattattataaaataacatCATATTCAgtcatacaaaataatttttcttagtATTATAGACGTATAGTTCatcacaatagtatatacatatatctattaaaatttatttttttcatatatatatatatatatgggagtataaaatacaaatttctaTAAGTTTTTGTGTTGGGGTCATGGGCGCACATCCCTCTCGCCCCATCCCGGATGCGGCCCTAATCTTACGTATAATTTGACTAATTGTTCTAATTTTGTAGCTGATACTCTGGGCTTCACAACTTACCCAGCAGCATATTTAAGTCCACAAGCATCAGGAAAGAACCTTCTTATTGGTGCTAATTTTGCGTCGGCTGGTTCAGGTTATGATGACAAAACAGCACTTCTCAGTGTATGTTTTTAGTCCATACTATAATAGTgtatatttcttatattttcttgttttttaattaatcatttgatTTTACTTTTTAGATTGAAATGTGCataatattttgaaatatttgctaTATGTACAATTTTCAAACAGATCTCAATATCTATTAATATGTCtcataatataaaaattctaaaaggGAAATATATTAGAAATCTATAAATggatattaatataaaaaagggAATATATATTGTGAgggaaaatattaatattgttagAGCAAGCGTCAAATCACCCTTAAGTGAAGGATCTTCGGAGTGTTGTGTTAAGGGTGCAACGAAGAACAAGGGTTGGTATTGCGAGGGAGCAGCAGTCACAAGGTCAGAGAGCCTAGATAAAAGCCGCTCGACTAGTCGAGCGGagttggctcggtcgagcgaatcAACTGAAGTTGAATAGAAAGATCAGTAGGCACTGGATTggcgctcggtcgagcggatcaaCTGAAGTTGAATAGAAAGATCAGTAGGCACTGGATTggcgctcggtcgagcgacttATCAGACACCAAAATATCGcgtaatctgttttgttgtggATTTTCCTTGGGCTTCAAGGGTTTGGTCCTAGGGCATCTAATATGTGCTAGGCTATATAAGAGAGCTGTAGAACATCACTAGAAGTAAGAGGAGAGACAAATACATTAGAGAAGCTAGGGCATTGGCCATTAtagtgttttctttttattaatgtCATTTGTGGAATTTCACCATTAAAGGTGAAACCTTTATGGGTTAAGGGTGAGCTCTTAACTATTGTAACTTGAGTCATTAGTGTAATTGagattatattaatgatatgatactttattttgaggggaggtatcattagatacctcataaacacgttgttgttgtttgttgtgtATCTTGTTTACTGCTCTGTTTTTTCACTCATCTTCTACATCGTTTTCTACCATTGCTTGGTCCGAGTTGTTCTCTTTCAATTTGTATCAGATCTTGGTGTGTTTCCTTAGGGTGTTGAGTGAGGGAAGGCTTGGAGATAGGTAGAAGAGAGATGGTGGAAGTCGAGAAGTGTTTGGATGGTTTGTTGAAAccttaggagagagaaaaacaaTAGGTGTGCAAGAGATGGAGAGATTGTTAATAGAGTTCTCAAGAGAGAAGGAGAGCTTATTAACAATGGTGGTAGAGTAAAAGCTAATGATAAAGTCTTTGTTGTTGAGAGTTGAAAAACTAGAGGGAGCTACTAAAAAAGTACATTAAATCTCTCtcctaatataaaatatattaaatcctaCCACATAAGATTGATTTGTTAACTTCATAAATTACCATTATCCAGACATCCTCAttcattttcaacattaagtacATTTAATATAGTCACTGACAAATTTGAAGGCTATGTTTGACTTCTATTAATATGGTTTGGATGCAGAAAGCAATTTCATTGTCACAACAGCTAGAATTTTACAAAGAGTACCAAGGAAAGCTGGCAAAGGTAGCAGGCAGTAGCAAAGCAAAGTCAATCATAAAAGATGGTCTCTATCTAGTTTCTTTTGGAAGTAGTGATTGGATTCAAAATTATTATGTCAACCCTTGGGTCAACAAATTATACTCCCCTGATGAATATGCTTCCTACCTTGTTGGCATTTTCTCAAGTTTCATTCAGGTAATAAACCAACTTTTCTTAATTCAATCTATGATATGTAGATGGGTTTAgtgttagggttagggtttaggtttaggGTTAAAATTATGTGATTCGACCTGAATGTTATAGACTTTGGTACTTTATTGGTTGTAATtcgaaaaataaatattgagactataatttgcaaaattcCTAAACTATTAGAATATATatcgtgttagaatatataatatatcgtggagcctcaaccatcagcttaagcttttggttgagctAATTACTTGATATGATATCAAAATCCAGTGTAACAAGAAGTCATGGGTTCAACTATGTTTAATGTTGGCATTTACAGGAATTGTATGGATTAGGAGCAAGGAAAATTGGTGTAACTTCACTTCCTCCAATAGGTTGTGTACCAGCAACCATAACCCTCTTTGGGTTCCATCAGGAAggttgtgtgtcaaatttcaaCTCGGACGCACAAAATTTCAATAAGAAGCTCACCTCAACAGCTTCTAAACTATCTAAGCAGCATTCTGATCTTAATCTTGTTGTTTTCGACATTTATCAGCCCTTTTACGATTTAATTCAAAATCCTTCCAAGTCTGGTAAATCACTATGACCACCTTACTTGAATAACAACTATAAGCTctatgataatattttcttacatTTACGTAAACTTTTCTAGGATTTGCGGAGGCTAGAAGAGGATGCTGTGGAACAGGACTAGTTGAGACAACATCTTTTCTTTGTAATCCAAAGTCGATTGGAACGTGCAGAAATGCTAGCCAGTACGTGTTTTGGGATAGTGTACATCCTTCTGAAGCGGCTAATCAGGTTCTCGCGGATACCCTCATTACCCAAGGCATCGCCCTCATCGGTTAAATGTGTTGTTTTACCCGTCTTCGTTGTTACCACAATGCTTATAAGTATTTTATCTTGTTTTGTCCCATAGGAAAGGTTATTCTTGAACTGTGTTAGACTTGTCTTGTTCTATGGACAAGATCAGAGTGTAATACAATATACTCCTATAAAACTTATTATATCGTTGCAGTCGATATATGAAGTATTAAAATATGTCGTTTTCTTCTCCTCCACAAACTTGTCGACAAGGTAGATCAATGTCAATTTTCCATTATGGAATATTGAACGGAACTACCAAAAACATAATCCGCACAATGAATACTATAAACCAAGTTGAAAGCGGATCATATGGCATCCGATTAAAAGAGATTGAATATTTCCAACTACCGAACCAAACAACTTTATTTCCACTGCTGTTATTTTTGTACATCATCAAATAGAAACTAATAGGCAGAGCCTTTACAGTACTTATGGATGccacattattcaagttttacAGAACTACAATGTGTTTATTCTTGTGaaccaacaaaaaattttactaCAATATACATGTTAGAAATTCACAGGTGAACATGATCCATCATTCTTAGCTTCTGGCTGGAGTGGCTTAACGGGTGAGAATTCAGGATGGGTCTGATTCTTTCGATCCAATACTTCCATAATTGTAACCTTAATTTGCTGCAATACTGGATCAGACCAGCCAGATTGCTTGATCTGTATTAGGTCAGCTTCTTTCCTGTTCAGCTTCGAATCGGATGCTTTTCCTCTAGTTTTGGGGAGCTACAAAAACAGGTGTGGATCAATATTCTGAAGTACCCGAACTGCAAAAAACAAATGAAGGTTTGTTTTTTTAGCAGACAATACCTTGGACTTCTGAATCTGAGCAGTTGTAGTTCCAGCTTCATGTCCATTAGCAGAGCACAAGTAAGAGTACGAGTTTAGACCCTGAAAATTTACGAGTAATTGAGAATTAAATAGCGAAAAAGTTATGTGCCACGGGTCAACATAAGATTCTGAAACTATGCTAGAGAACCTTATTTCCATTGAAGATCTGGCCCTG
Protein-coding sequences here:
- the LOC130805351 gene encoding GDSL esterase/lipase APG-like, which encodes MQPVTQHPQFTTLQTPHFLVIITPKKKVKMGMKFEGIIWGIILLFSLFVVLSNAQGLVPAIFTFGDSSVDVGNNDYIATIFKADYPPYGRDFINHKPTGRFCNGKLATDITADTLGFTTYPAAYLSPQASGKNLLIGANFASAGSGYDDKTALLSKAISLSQQLEFYKEYQGKLAKVAGSSKAKSIIKDGLYLVSFGSSDWIQNYYVNPWVNKLYSPDEYASYLVGIFSSFIQELYGLGARKIGVTSLPPIGCVPATITLFGFHQEGCVSNFNSDAQNFNKKLTSTASKLSKQHSDLNLVVFDIYQPFYDLIQNPSKSGFAEARRGCCGTGLVETTSFLCNPKSIGTCRNASQYVFWDSVHPSEAANQVLADTLITQGIALIG